Proteins encoded within one genomic window of Besnoitia besnoiti strain Bb-Ger1 chromosome II, whole genome shotgun sequence:
- a CDS encoding rRNA pseudouridine synthase (encoded by transcript BESB_035790), with product MKDATSDPGAVAAPGAMDGASKKKKREESYTIAPSSSPPIDTSKWPLLLKHYDRLNVRTGHYTPLPHGCSPLCRPLQQYMNYGAINLDKPANPSSHEVVAWMKKILRVEKTGHSGTLDPKVTGCLLVCINRATRLVKSQQSAGKEYVCIVRFHAKPESRAKVARALDTLTGALFQRPPVVAAVKRQLRIRTIYESRLLDYDEQRHMAVFWVKCEAGTYIRTLCVHLGLVLGCGAHMQELRRVRSGNLGESDHMVTMHDVLDAMHVYDSTRDETYLRRTIFPLELLLTGFPRVVVKDSCVNAICYGAKLMIPGVLRFESGIEVNQEVVLMTTKGEAIALGVAQMTSSVIASVDHGVVATIKRVLMDRDTYDMRWGYGPRASEKKKMILAGLLDKKGKPNEKTPATWLKSEGYLPKLCGSEEEKTNGDARDAVKIENGVRVKEEPEEDDDEKRRKKKEKKLKKKAREAEEAEESEKKRKLASGSDEEEAEAAPQEKKKKKKRKEAEDID from the exons ATGAAGGACGCGACGAGCGACCCGGGAGCGGTAGCCGCCCCAGGCGCCATGGACGGCGcgagcaagaagaagaagagagaagagtcCTACACAATTGCACCGAGTTCTTCTCCTCCCATCGACACTAGTAAATGGCCGCTTCTCCTCAAA CACTATGACCGTCTCAACGTCCGCACGGGGCACTACACTCCGCTGCCTCAcggctgctcgccgctctgCCGCCCGCTGCAGCAGTACATGAACTACGGCGCCATCAACCTGGACAAGCCCGCGAACCCGTCCAGCCACGAGGTGGTCGCCTGGATGAAGAAGATCCTCAGAGTCGAAAAGACCGGGCACAGCGGCACGCTCGACCCCAAGGTCActggctgcctcctcgtctgcatcAACAG agcCACGCGTCTGGTCAAGTCGCAGCAGTCTGCAGGAAAGGAGTACGTGTGCATCGTCCGGTTCCACGCCAAGCCCGAGAGCCGAGCGAAGGTCGCGCGG GCCTTGGACACGCTCACTGGTGCTTTATTTCAGAGGCCGcctgtcgtcgccgccgtcaaGCGTCAGCTGCGTATCAG GACGATTTACGAGTCTCGGCTGCTGGACTACGATGAACAGCGCCACATGGCGGTCTTCTGGGTCAAGTGCGAGGCCGGCACCTACATCCGAACGCTGTGCGTCCATTTGGGGCTGGTCctgggctgcggcgcgcacatgcaggagctccgccgcgtgcggagTGGAAACTTGGGAGAAAGTGACCACATGGTGACGATGCACGACGTCCTCGACGCGATGCACGTCTACGACAGCACCCGCGACGAGACCTACCTCCGCCGCACGATCTTCCctctcgagctgctgctcacCGGCTTcccccgcgtcgtcgtcaaGGACAGCTGCGTCAACGCCATCTGCTATGGCGCCAAGCTGATGATCCCCGGTGTCCTCCGCTTCGAAAGCGGCATCGAAGTCAATCAGGAAGTCGTCCTCATGACCACCAAGGGAGAAGCCATTGCCCTCG gtgTTGCGCAGATGACGTCCAGCGTCATTGCGTCGGTTGACCACGGCGTGGTAGCGACGATCAAGCGCGTGCTTATGGACCGCGACACCTACGACATGCGCTGGGGCTAcggcccgcgcgcgagcgagaagaagaagatgaTTCTTGCTGGCCTGCTCGACAAGAAGGGCAAGCCGAACGAAAAGACGCCTGCCACCTGGCTTAAGAGCGAAGG GTACCTGCCTAAGCTCTGCGGGtcggaggaggagaagacaaacggcgacgcgcgggacGCCGTGAAGATAGAGAACGGCGTGCGCGTCAAGGAGGAACCGGAGGAGGATGACGACGAGAAGCGTcgcaagaagaaggaaaagaagcTCAAG aagaaggcccgcgaggctgaagaagcagaggagagcgagaagaagcgcaagctcgcgagcggctcggatgaggaagaagccgaggcagctccgcaggagaagaagaaaaagaagaaaagaaaggaggcggaagacatCGACTAA
- a CDS encoding hypothetical protein (encoded by transcript BESB_035780), translating to MAKLLEHIHRLSFWLVGGTHTEPPAIPIPSKFRPLAEEVVLFLNLRGKLPSDWTRAQIMSYVDDSVSDRELQAHVMAHLRDTAGVHFDSKLNPSAPQPMYLGQMTMATTWGTETTTSAVGDAEADL from the exons ATGGCGAAGCTGCTCGAGCACATTCACCGCCTCAGCTTTTGGCTCGTGG GTGGAACGCACACGGAGCCCCCTGCCATCCCAATCCCGTCCAAGTTCCGACCGCTCGCGGAGGAAGTCGTCCTCTTTCTGAACCTTC GTGGCAAGTTGCCGAGTGACTGGACCCGCGCACAGATCATGAGCTACGTGGACGACTCCGTGAGCGACCGGGAGCTCCAGGCGCACGTGATGGCTCACCTGCGCGACACGGCTGGCGTCCACTTTGACTCCAAGTTGAACCCGTCTGCCCCGCAGCCGATGTATCTTGGCCAGATGACGATGGCGACGACCTGGGGCACTGAGACGACTACCTCCGCTGTCGGGGATGCCGAGGCGGACTTGTGA